One region of Deinococcus koreensis genomic DNA includes:
- a CDS encoding lipopolysaccharide biosynthesis protein, whose protein sequence is MSDLKSRTVTAIKWSYFSMFSGLALQLLFAAILSRLLTKEQFGVWYTATLLQSFGQFIANLGVGQAIVQKAKLTDDDVRAGFTSSILLGVLATALAWISAPYAGTYFNNPDLVPIFRAYSWVFVINSGIVVSHSLLRRALKFRPLVISELSMYILGHGILGLGSAYLGYGTYSLVISALSQGLIQLIILYAATRHTLRPVFRWSAYKDLYLFGTRATVVTFLEFISGSLDTFLIAKLYNPAALGLYSRTFSTIAQPAMGFAMSLSRVLAPSFSAVQGEPERLKRAYLSGLRALSLIIFTAAGCIVVDAPEIVRVMLGPTFLDSIVLMQIFAFFIPFSVLTNLSGVLAEATAHLKSKIVIQSTYFITLLIAFWSTHQLGMGVEAFAVVLVIWSVFRSAAFAILARRIIQGGGRDIAFSYLLGGACGLGAALLTAAIVIPLRAILPLPALFITEVILGGLMLGGVVILGPPNELQRMAKASLSRLTRRSANSAG, encoded by the coding sequence GTGAGTGATCTCAAATCCCGAACCGTAACCGCTATTAAGTGGAGCTATTTCTCCATGTTCAGCGGATTAGCATTGCAATTGCTCTTCGCTGCTATCCTCTCGCGCCTTCTGACCAAAGAACAGTTCGGCGTCTGGTATACAGCAACACTGCTTCAAAGTTTTGGACAGTTCATCGCCAATCTTGGGGTTGGTCAGGCCATCGTACAGAAAGCAAAATTGACGGACGATGACGTTCGAGCCGGTTTCACTTCGTCCATCTTATTGGGTGTACTGGCTACCGCACTGGCGTGGATCAGCGCCCCCTACGCGGGCACCTATTTCAACAACCCAGATCTCGTCCCTATTTTTCGGGCATATTCATGGGTGTTTGTCATCAATAGTGGCATCGTCGTGTCTCATAGTCTGCTGCGGCGTGCCCTGAAGTTCCGACCATTGGTGATCTCAGAGTTGAGCATGTATATTCTCGGCCATGGAATTCTGGGACTCGGGTCGGCCTATCTTGGGTATGGGACCTACAGTCTGGTCATCAGTGCGTTATCGCAGGGTCTTATACAACTTATAATCCTGTACGCTGCCACACGGCACACATTGCGACCCGTATTCAGATGGTCTGCCTATAAGGATCTTTACCTGTTTGGCACGCGTGCGACCGTCGTTACCTTCCTCGAGTTCATCAGTGGCAGCCTGGACACCTTTTTGATTGCCAAGCTCTACAATCCCGCAGCGCTGGGGCTTTATTCCAGAACATTCAGTACCATTGCCCAACCTGCAATGGGGTTTGCCATGAGCCTCTCACGTGTCCTCGCGCCGTCATTTAGTGCGGTTCAGGGCGAGCCAGAACGGCTTAAACGCGCGTATCTCTCAGGACTCCGGGCATTGTCGCTGATCATCTTCACGGCGGCCGGATGTATCGTAGTCGATGCTCCGGAAATCGTCCGTGTCATGCTTGGGCCAACATTCCTCGACTCCATCGTGCTGATGCAGATCTTCGCCTTCTTTATCCCCTTCTCGGTTCTCACCAATCTCTCGGGTGTTCTGGCTGAGGCCACGGCACATCTGAAGAGCAAAATAGTGATACAGTCAACCTATTTTATTACGCTTCTGATTGCGTTCTGGTCGACCCATCAACTGGGTATGGGAGTTGAGGCGTTCGCAGTCGTACTCGTCATCTGGTCAGTGTTCAGAAGCGCGGCCTTCGCTATTCTGGCACGCCGCATCATTCAGGGAGGCGGGCGCGACATAGCCTTCTCTTACCTCCTGGGTGGAGCCTGCGGGTTAGGAGCGGCCCTTCTGACTGCAGCTATAGTGATCCCATTGCGGGCCATCCTCCCATTGCCTGCACTCTTCATCACCGAGGTGATTCTTGGTGGTCTGATGCTCGGCGGTGTTGTGATCCTGGGCCCCCCCAATGAGCTTCAGCGGATGGCTAAAGCGAGTCTGTCCCGCCTGACACGTCGCTCAGCGAACTCGGCCGGCTAG
- a CDS encoding glycosyltransferase translates to MHILHLNTSDSAGGAARGAYWLHRALATRANSQMLVQHKSTQDDSVRVHRSSRLDGVARRTDRALLRPYPAAPTDFSLAALPRTVHREVNQLNPDIVNLHWINGGFMTPENIRQIRAPVVWTLRDLWPMTGGCHYARGCEGFTVECGHCPQLRSTREHDPSRWLWTRKRRAWRDTELTLVALSGWLAREAKRSSLLGGYETLVIPNALDTDTFQPQQRAQVQATLGLPQDRRYILFSAMNPLEDKRKGFAQLKAALGLLAARPDAEHIELLVAGALYSELPSLPIKARFLGLISDDLTMSRLYSAATVTVMPSIEEAFGKVAMESLACGTPVVCLRDTGTAEIVQHLQHGYHAAPLDIADLAAGLEYVLDHSHPEAMATAVREHVMNTYTYGHQADSYLKLYEHLIDRRRSRTHDHARRSAVETQDIRE, encoded by the coding sequence ATGCACATCCTTCACCTCAACACGTCCGACAGTGCTGGCGGGGCGGCGCGTGGGGCCTACTGGCTTCACCGGGCTCTGGCGACACGCGCCAATTCTCAGATGCTGGTTCAACATAAATCGACACAGGACGACAGCGTGAGGGTTCACCGTTCGAGTCGTCTTGATGGCGTCGCCAGACGAACAGACCGCGCGCTGCTGAGACCGTATCCTGCGGCCCCAACCGATTTCTCGTTGGCCGCCCTTCCCCGCACCGTACACCGCGAGGTCAATCAACTGAACCCCGATATCGTCAACCTGCACTGGATCAATGGGGGCTTCATGACTCCGGAGAATATTCGGCAGATTCGCGCCCCGGTCGTCTGGACACTGCGCGACCTCTGGCCCATGACAGGCGGCTGCCACTACGCCCGGGGATGTGAGGGTTTCACCGTGGAGTGTGGCCATTGCCCGCAGCTCCGCTCGACCCGAGAGCACGATCCTTCGCGCTGGCTCTGGACACGGAAACGGCGGGCCTGGCGCGACACGGAACTGACCCTGGTGGCCCTCAGCGGATGGCTGGCCCGTGAGGCGAAGAGGAGCTCCCTGCTGGGTGGCTACGAAACCCTGGTCATCCCCAACGCTCTGGACACGGACACGTTTCAGCCGCAGCAGCGCGCCCAGGTACAGGCCACGCTGGGCTTACCCCAAGACCGGAGATACATCCTGTTCAGCGCCATGAATCCGCTGGAGGACAAGCGGAAAGGCTTCGCTCAGTTAAAAGCAGCGCTCGGCCTCCTGGCGGCCCGGCCTGACGCCGAGCACATCGAACTCCTGGTGGCCGGGGCCTTATATTCTGAACTCCCTTCGCTGCCCATCAAGGCCAGGTTTCTGGGCCTCATCAGTGATGACCTGACGATGAGCCGACTCTATTCGGCAGCGACCGTGACGGTGATGCCTTCCATCGAGGAGGCGTTCGGCAAGGTGGCCATGGAGTCACTGGCCTGCGGCACCCCAGTGGTCTGCCTACGGGACACAGGAACAGCTGAGATCGTCCAACATCTGCAGCACGGCTATCATGCAGCACCGCTCGATATCGCGGATCTGGCAGCTGGGCTGGAGTATGTGCTCGATCATTCCCATCCAGAGGCGATGGCGACAGCTGTGAGGGAACACGTCATGAACACGTATACGTATGGTCATCAGGCCGACTCATATCTGAAGCTGTATGAGCACCTGATAGATCGTCGACGATCTCGCACCCATGACCACGCACGTCGTTCAGCTGTGGAAACCCAGGATATTCGTGAGTGA
- a CDS encoding NAD-dependent epimerase/dehydratase family protein yields MSMRLPLDAKIYVAGHDCPLGQMLCRKLHTSGYQQVITRTGQELNLRSQLDVNLFFEQELPDYVFVVTEETAEQVDQLTHPAEHLYSRLLGLSNVIHASYVYEVRKLLNIACFSGDQGADGAWNLTAESLSSGESLPAGALLQLVALGLCDRYRQQYSCDFISAQFFLESGDVAVAREPAAPGIMIQSTDSSSGGGVYRAFAESGDQLYSLNPTDACLFLMEHFSSAGAISIRSRADEYASP; encoded by the coding sequence ATGAGCATGCGACTTCCTCTGGACGCCAAAATTTATGTGGCCGGGCACGACTGCCCTCTGGGCCAGATGCTCTGTCGCAAGCTGCACACTTCCGGCTACCAGCAGGTCATCACCCGAACAGGGCAGGAGCTCAATTTACGCAGTCAATTGGACGTGAATCTGTTCTTCGAGCAGGAGCTCCCTGACTACGTTTTTGTGGTTACCGAAGAGACGGCGGAGCAGGTCGACCAACTGACCCATCCGGCTGAGCACCTGTACAGCCGGCTGCTGGGACTCTCCAATGTCATTCACGCTTCTTACGTCTATGAAGTGAGGAAACTGCTGAACATCGCCTGCTTTTCGGGCGACCAGGGAGCCGACGGCGCGTGGAACCTCACTGCCGAGTCACTCTCCAGCGGAGAAAGTCTGCCTGCAGGCGCCCTGCTGCAACTCGTGGCCCTGGGGCTGTGTGACCGATACCGTCAGCAGTACAGCTGCGATTTCATCTCGGCGCAGTTTTTTCTGGAATCGGGAGATGTCGCTGTGGCACGCGAACCGGCAGCGCCCGGGATCATGATTCAGTCCACAGACTCGTCGTCTGGAGGTGGGGTTTACCGCGCTTTCGCCGAATCTGGCGACCAGCTGTACTCGCTCAACCCCACCGACGCCTGCCTGTTCTTGATGGAACATTTCTCCTCCGCCGGCGCTATCTCGATCAGATCCAGGGCGGACGAGTATGCCTCTCCCTGA
- a CDS encoding glycosyltransferase, whose protein sequence is MTKSMPERSDPPQVSVIIPTRGRAELLLQRALKSALHQTLREIEIIIVVDGPDPATYAAVQSVGDIRVRLIELAERVGGGEARNIGVRAARAEWIALLDDDDEWLPHKLSEQLEVARRAPGRPIVACPWIERTPRGDELNPVRPQEQGEALGDYLLARRTPGEKPCGLVSSLLMVPRDLLLDVPFVPGLLKHQDWDWLLRAAGRQGVHLAFSPTVAAVWYYEEPRPSVSRQLNWRFSFDWALGHLQRGTMSPRAFVGFLNSHVSAAAQLTHNLGAVVPLSAAFFRARPRRFEVIRFVLGWLIPLETRRTLSSLLRRFRPGRPERHPQKNAEQRPERTSYRIALIDPLDTGHHGSYALMLAQGLVGAGHSVHLIGSEALVTTVCARVPKVRGSVLPLFPEGMAQYYQLSRLGRETANIRFFREALRLAKAERADVIHLLYLDSFTQSWLLALLLSQHMLSSVRVRATLHWLYFLRRYKAEGGSPQSEAAHLLIVRALGMLRVRILVHSRGLAGQLTDKAPHLRVDTVPYFAESGTYSAAARVTLRDSVRHRFSIPEGASALLAFGGTRQDKGIDLAIRALALLPDQYHLMVVGAARAFDAQSLIDMAEDCGVSRRTHFLLEHVPDEDVESYFIAADCVILPYRRVFAGQSGPLLIAAALGIPVVASDIGVLAETVSEYCLGLLCAPEDVVALASTIERLPSVSLSPATGRFMQDHSPARFTQATLASYDAEA, encoded by the coding sequence GTGACGAAGTCCATGCCCGAACGTTCTGATCCTCCACAGGTTTCTGTGATCATTCCGACCCGTGGTCGGGCCGAGCTGTTGCTCCAGCGTGCCCTGAAGAGTGCCCTTCACCAGACGCTCCGGGAGATCGAGATCATCATCGTGGTCGATGGCCCAGACCCGGCCACATACGCTGCAGTGCAGAGTGTCGGGGATATCCGGGTACGTCTCATCGAACTGGCGGAGCGGGTCGGTGGGGGAGAGGCCAGGAACATCGGTGTCAGGGCTGCGCGTGCCGAGTGGATAGCGCTGCTCGACGACGACGACGAATGGCTCCCCCACAAGCTGTCGGAGCAGCTGGAGGTCGCCCGCCGCGCCCCTGGTCGGCCGATCGTCGCCTGCCCCTGGATCGAACGGACTCCACGGGGCGACGAACTCAACCCTGTCCGGCCTCAGGAGCAGGGGGAAGCGCTCGGTGATTACCTGCTGGCCCGCCGGACTCCTGGCGAAAAGCCCTGCGGCCTCGTCAGCAGCTTGCTGATGGTTCCCCGCGACCTGCTGCTCGACGTGCCGTTTGTGCCCGGGCTCCTCAAGCATCAGGATTGGGACTGGCTTCTGCGGGCCGCGGGCCGCCAGGGGGTTCACCTCGCCTTCAGCCCTACGGTGGCGGCAGTCTGGTACTACGAGGAACCCCGGCCTTCTGTCAGCCGTCAGCTGAACTGGCGCTTCTCCTTCGACTGGGCTCTGGGACACCTGCAGCGTGGGACGATGTCGCCCCGAGCCTTCGTGGGCTTCCTCAATTCTCACGTGTCGGCGGCGGCCCAGCTGACCCACAACCTAGGAGCCGTCGTTCCTCTCTCGGCGGCATTCTTCCGGGCCAGGCCACGACGGTTCGAAGTGATCCGGTTCGTCCTGGGCTGGTTGATTCCACTGGAGACCCGCCGCACGCTCAGTTCGCTCCTGCGGCGGTTCAGGCCCGGCCGTCCTGAGAGACACCCTCAGAAGAATGCGGAGCAGCGTCCCGAGAGGACTTCGTACAGGATCGCCCTGATCGATCCACTCGACACGGGGCATCATGGCAGCTATGCGCTGATGCTGGCTCAGGGGCTGGTGGGGGCCGGGCACTCCGTGCACCTGATCGGCTCCGAGGCCCTGGTCACGACCGTGTGTGCACGCGTGCCCAAAGTGCGTGGCAGCGTCCTGCCGCTCTTCCCTGAAGGAATGGCCCAGTATTATCAGCTTTCGCGGCTTGGCCGTGAGACAGCCAACATCCGGTTCTTCCGTGAGGCCCTGCGGCTGGCGAAGGCCGAGAGGGCCGATGTCATACACCTCCTCTATCTGGACAGCTTCACCCAGTCGTGGCTCCTGGCACTCCTGCTGTCCCAGCACATGTTGAGTTCAGTCAGGGTGCGTGCCACCCTGCACTGGCTCTATTTCCTGAGGCGGTACAAGGCTGAAGGTGGATCGCCCCAGAGCGAGGCGGCGCATCTGCTGATCGTGCGCGCGCTCGGGATGCTCCGCGTCCGTATTCTCGTCCACTCCAGGGGCCTCGCCGGACAGTTGACGGACAAAGCCCCGCACCTGCGAGTCGACACTGTTCCCTATTTTGCCGAGTCGGGTACCTATTCCGCCGCGGCGCGAGTGACTCTGCGCGACAGCGTCCGCCACCGCTTCAGCATCCCAGAAGGCGCCTCGGCCCTGCTCGCGTTTGGGGGAACCCGCCAGGACAAGGGTATAGATCTGGCGATCCGGGCCCTGGCCCTGCTTCCCGACCAGTATCATCTGATGGTCGTCGGCGCTGCGCGCGCTTTCGATGCCCAGTCGTTGATCGACATGGCCGAAGACTGTGGGGTGAGTCGGCGGACACACTTTCTGCTGGAGCATGTCCCGGACGAAGACGTGGAGAGCTATTTCATCGCTGCCGACTGCGTGATCCTGCCGTACCGCCGCGTGTTCGCCGGACAGAGTGGGCCGCTGCTGATCGCTGCGGCACTGGGCATTCCGGTGGTCGCATCAGACATTGGCGTTCTGGCCGAAACCGTCAGCGAATACTGCCTGGGGTTGCTGTGCGCTCCTGAAGACGTCGTGGCGCTGGCATCCACCATTGAACGTCTACCTTCAGTCTCGCTCTCGCCGGCGACCGGGCGTTTTATGCAGGATCACTCTCCGGCCCGTTTCACGCAGGCCACCCTGGCAAGTTACGACGCCGAGGCATGA
- a CDS encoding NPCBM/NEW2 domain-containing protein translates to MTHFPSARLRPTALLLVSLSLAACAQPPSVPQTGGQAEGASPYDGVDRSWTATDNGLGGKLQAQAIDPGNNTLSNEGWTAASNGWGPIERNKSNGETAAGDGKTLTLNGKTYSNGFGVHGNSSMTFAVNGQCSTFTSDIGIDDEVGSKGAAVFQVYADGTKLYDSGVMTGSSATKTVNVSISGRRELKLVVQDAGNSNAYDHADWADAKLLSCTVAASGGGVSPAPAPAPSPNVTYQGPLVITKGGTYSGSYQSTNPDVPAISIRTTEPVIIQNANVRGPSHLIAGFNMNLTVRNTRAYGVNPNVAGRNTGRFILSEDTYNLVVENNYMEGTSGIYVRNFKGNRAGGQTIKILRNKVKNIDGRKSNGAGGYQTAFERVQFTQFNDVRDVPNVEIAWNEIINEPGKSGLEENINFYGSTGTASSRLKIHNNFIKGAYNANPATDSGFGGGGIMLGDGNPASLSTAGGYMDVYNNQIVSTSNQGIGIAGGHDHNVYNNRVVSSGLLPDGRKILAQNVGVYVWDQAGSAKSGTWFNNSVHDNQIVWMRYRSDGSSYTNNTWFASCTSSCYNNSSLPAPATLATEQVEYNLWLSKLSSAGIKIGVN, encoded by the coding sequence ATGACCCATTTTCCATCTGCCCGCCTTCGCCCCACCGCCCTGCTCCTGGTATCTCTGTCGCTGGCTGCCTGCGCGCAGCCGCCGAGCGTACCCCAGACAGGTGGGCAAGCGGAAGGGGCGTCGCCCTACGACGGCGTCGACCGCTCCTGGACTGCGACGGACAACGGGCTGGGAGGGAAGCTTCAGGCCCAGGCGATCGATCCCGGCAACAACACACTTTCCAATGAAGGCTGGACGGCCGCTTCCAATGGCTGGGGGCCGATCGAACGCAATAAGAGCAATGGTGAAACAGCGGCTGGAGACGGCAAGACCCTCACGCTGAACGGCAAGACCTATTCCAACGGATTCGGTGTCCACGGCAACTCGTCGATGACTTTTGCCGTCAACGGTCAATGCTCAACCTTCACCAGCGACATCGGGATTGACGATGAGGTGGGCAGCAAGGGCGCCGCGGTCTTCCAGGTCTACGCTGACGGCACCAAGCTGTACGACAGCGGCGTGATGACTGGTTCAAGCGCCACCAAAACAGTCAATGTCAGCATCTCCGGTCGCCGGGAGCTGAAGCTGGTCGTGCAGGATGCCGGCAACAGCAATGCTTACGACCACGCCGACTGGGCGGATGCCAAGTTGCTCTCCTGCACGGTCGCGGCGTCTGGTGGAGGCGTCAGCCCGGCCCCGGCCCCGGCTCCTTCGCCCAACGTGACCTACCAGGGCCCTCTGGTGATCACCAAGGGCGGAACGTACTCCGGAAGTTATCAGAGCACCAATCCAGACGTTCCCGCGATCTCCATCAGAACCACTGAGCCGGTCATCATCCAGAACGCGAATGTGCGCGGCCCGAGTCACCTCATCGCGGGTTTCAACATGAACCTGACCGTCCGCAACACCCGGGCCTACGGAGTGAACCCCAACGTCGCCGGCCGGAACACCGGGCGGTTCATCCTCTCGGAAGACACTTACAATCTGGTCGTTGAAAACAACTACATGGAAGGCACATCCGGTATCTATGTCCGCAACTTCAAGGGCAACCGTGCCGGCGGTCAGACCATCAAGATCCTTCGGAACAAAGTGAAGAACATCGACGGGCGCAAGAGTAACGGAGCAGGCGGATACCAGACCGCGTTTGAACGGGTGCAGTTCACTCAGTTCAACGATGTCCGTGACGTTCCCAACGTCGAAATCGCCTGGAACGAGATCATCAACGAGCCGGGCAAGAGTGGCCTCGAAGAAAACATCAACTTCTACGGGTCAACGGGAACCGCCAGCAGCCGCCTCAAGATCCACAACAACTTCATCAAGGGCGCTTACAACGCCAATCCGGCGACCGATAGTGGTTTTGGTGGCGGCGGCATCATGTTGGGCGACGGGAACCCCGCCTCACTGAGCACGGCTGGCGGCTACATGGACGTGTACAACAACCAGATCGTCAGTACCAGCAATCAGGGTATCGGCATCGCCGGTGGGCACGACCACAACGTGTACAACAACCGGGTCGTCTCCAGCGGTCTCCTGCCGGATGGACGCAAGATTCTGGCTCAGAATGTTGGGGTCTACGTCTGGGATCAGGCGGGCTCGGCCAAGAGCGGCACCTGGTTCAACAACTCCGTGCATGACAACCAGATCGTCTGGATGCGCTACCGCTCTGATGGTTCGAGCTACACCAACAACACCTGGTTTGCCAGCTGCACCTCCAGCTGCTACAACAACTCCAGCCTGCCGGCCCCGGCAACCCTGGCGACCGAACAGGTCGAGTACAACCTGTGGCTGTCGAAGCTGTCCAGCGCAGGCATCAAGATCGGCGTCAACTAA